Genomic DNA from Candidatus Zixiibacteriota bacterium:
GATAAATAGCGAATCCGAAGTCACAAAGCCATTAACGTCAGTGGCGCTAGTGCAGACTAGTGAGTCGTGTTTGTCATAGATGTCAATAGGAACACCATGCAAGCCTTTTCCGTTCTCCTTTACAGTTACCTGCAGGATACCGTTACCGCCGGTTGCCGCAACAATACCCATCGACCTGGTCTGATGATAGCTCTGGGCAATGATGCCTCCCGTAAAGGTCCCGCAGGTCGAGAAATCAAGCAGACTGACTGGCGGTGTTGCAATCGTGACGCTCACAGAGCGCGATCCACCCTGCGGAATAGAGTCAATGTTCTGTGGAATTACCGTGATGTTTGATTTTGATATCACGTGGCCATATTCGTCGGTGAGGTCAGTGCCGAACAAATCTATATCCGTCAAACTAGCAGTACCGCTGCTTTCTGCAACAAGGAAAGAGAAAGTGTATATAGAGTCGTTGACAAATGGAGACAGGTCTGTCGTATTTGGAGTTACATACATTCTGGGTAGCGGTGCCGGGGCGGGCTGGAATATGCTTAGGCCGCCTATGGCGTTGACAGTGCAACTGGAGCCCCACAATTCCCCTGGACCGACTACCCAGGAAAACATTATTGAGTCAGCGGGCTCAGGATTGTCCGGAAGAAATGCTTGCGCTGCCAGTTGGCAATTCCACGAGGCCGGACCAGTATTATCACATTCGATATCGAAGGTCATCGCGGAAGTCAACTCGATTTCCAGCTCTTGTTTCCCGGCCGTATTGACCCAGAATGAACCCGGGAAGGTGCTAAGCCAATTCCCAAGGGAATCGGGACCTGCATAATACTGGCCAGAGTAAACTCTCATAATCATGTCCGGAAGGGGGCTATTGCTGTCCGATGCGTCTTCTCCTTGCCCACTTGCTATAGCGGTGAAGCCTAATCTGATTCTGGACCGAGGAGGAACGGTGCCGGTTTCAAGTGAAAGGATTGCTAAAGCTGTATTCCCGTGGTTTCCAGGCCCACCTGACGGAATAGAGTATCCACATGAGGGCGTCCATCCTGTCTGCCAGAAGTAACCTGTGGCATCCGCCAGATGTTGGCAATCAATTTTGCCCGCCATGACTTCATACCAGTCTTGGCCACAGAATTGGGTTTTGCGCCCTAACTCGAGAGCTTTGGCAAATTCATACATATAGTAATAATAGCCCGCCCCCTGATATACGCAGTCCGAATGAAGGTTTGGCGGCGCGAGAATTGCTTCAATAGGGCAATATCCGGATTCAAAGTTGTACATCTTATTAGCAAGGTTGTAAGCACCGGTAACGCCACGATTGTCGGCCAAACTCAATCCCCAAATGCCGGCAAATGTATTTCCGCGAGTCCATGTGCCGGGGCTCTGGTATCCTATCCACGCATTATTTCCAGACTTGGCTGAGTGGTAGTCTATATAGTTATAAATCTTGTTCCAAATAGCTTTATCAGTATAGTTCATGGCATCAAGAGCCAAATAAACCCACTGGTTTATCGACATGTCTCCCCCGTCAGGACTTGTATAACTATTGTAATACCTCCAGCTTACACGGGGCCAGGAAGGATCAACGCTTCTTGTATAATAGGCCACCGCATTGTTCAATGCGTTCTGCACTCTTGAGTTTAGGGGTTCCGGCAATCCTGTTTTCAGCGCCGATTTCAGTGCCCCAATTGACATTGCGGTTTCATACCCAGGGTAGCTGTTGAAAATTGAGCCATCCGAATTGGGTCGCTCACTAATATTAAGCAGGTAGTTAATCCCTCTTTCAATCGTAGGACCATATGTGGAATGGCCAATACCATAACCGCGGCCCAGGAATGCCTGCAGTGCCAAGGCAGTGATACCCGCATTGGCGGAACCTCCCCATGACCAGCTGCCCGTGGCAGGAACCTGAACTATTGTAGCAGACGACGCGGTGTCAGTTTTACCTTCCGAGATACCTTCCATTTCTTTGACAGCCGCTATATTGCCCGCACTTATGACTTGCTGAGCTTTGAGCCAATCCAGACCCCTGTCGATAGCGACATTCGCCGGTGGAGGTATTGTCCAGGTAACCACTATATCATAACTCACCATTTCTTCCGTATTGTCAGGCGGGGCATAGACTGAAAACCAACTGTCATAATTGACGCCATCATCCGGTGCAGTAAACGTCACAAAATCGATAGTATTTCCCGGATTTATGGAGCGGGCACAGAATTCCGAGCCTGTGGGACACGTTACATTCCAATCCTGAATATCACTGAGCTGGTCAATATCTTCCTGATAGCGTGAGGCATATAGGTCCGGGTTGCCGATGTCAGGGATAACCGTAACTCTATATGACCGCCCATCGGCTATGACGGGAAAGTGATACTGCTGAAAATAGGATTTGCATATTCTGCTGCTAACAGGTGAACCACTGGAATTGGCTGCAATTGGTGATTCAAAGCAAGATGGGACAGTGAATGTGGCAACAGAAGACCAATTGGCCCCATCATTGCCTGCATAGTCTGTGGCTCTAACGCGCCAATAATATGTCCCGGAATTTAGCGTAAGAGTAAAGGGCAATATTGAACGTCGATATTCATAGGGAGATAAGAAATTTGGATCCTCATCGATTTGTATAAGCGAGAGGGTCCCGCTTGCTATTAGTTGATTGTCAACGGCATTCCAATTCGGGTCAGGAACCTGAGTCCATGTAAGAGAAACGCTCCTACCATTTACTTGAGATGCAAGATTCGCAGGAACCCCGGTCGGAGCCACATTATCATCAATCCCATGATTGTGGAAGACCTCCCAGATATTAGCCCTGTCATTTGGGTATTCATCATACATTATTTCATAAAATTCCTTGGTCGTGTAAGGATGCCGATCCATAAACACATGCCAGCAGGCGTCCGATCCGAGGCTCAAGTTGTCATTGTCACCAGCATCTCTTCCATCTCTAATATCCCACAGAATTGTAGCAATCGCGGCTTCATCTTTATCACCGCCATCGGCAGCAAGTGTAACGCCGCCACAATTACTGATGCCAAAAGAATGTGTGTTGCTTTCCAAGTCCCAGGAACCACCATTACTCCAATCAAATGAATGATCACCGGGATTATCAGCGGCCGGAAACTCATTATAGACAGCAACCGGGAAATAGTTGGCCCATCCTTCCAAAATTGCATCGGCGCTACATTCATTCCCTGCAGCACAATGATTATTGCAATTGCTGCAATTATTGGGACACTGCCCGGGATGGTTTGTTGTGTTACCTGAGGGCCATCTATTCCCATATCTTTCATACATTATTGCGTGTCCAAATTCGTGCAATTGAGCATCATTGGGAACAATTGCTTGACCGTGCGGCAGGTTTATTACGGACCCATAGCAATTGGGTCCCTCGGCAGCGTGCACATTTATGATCACCTTATTGGTCTTGCCTCTATAGTTCCATCCGCGCTGCATTTCAATAAAGCTGCAAGATGCCTCCCTTTCTATATCCGAGTTATATGTAAAGTCGTGCACGTACTCTTGTTGGTTGGCAGGTTCGAAAGACGGGATTGTCTGCGATACAATATTGCCACCCTGCCTTATTGCGACCCTCGTATTATCTAGGGAAGCTCTAACACCAATTTCAGCATGATCAATGCCAGGAATCAATCCTTCCCAGATTGGTGGATAGACGGCTGGATCAAAGTTATAGGTGCCCATAGCTGTGGTATAGCCATCCCAATAGGTCTGCTCAAGAATAAAATCATCTTCAAATATCTTCACATATACATCAGTGAGATTTACAAAGTCATTTATATCCATTCTGCCGTTGCGGCTGCCTTGCACGGTTCCATGAACCCAGCAATACCCGTCTGGTATCTGCTGTACAATATTATCCCGTGCGAGTTCAATCGCGGCAGTGATAGCATTTATTAGGACCAACTTATGCACAGGCG
This window encodes:
- a CDS encoding T9SS type A sorting domain-containing protein, whose product is MRSLIRIPGFIFIGVLLVIIFGLSNSANSTAAADQVRVAVETATGIQWDNVAVDTIHNVLTLLSRAYPEMAMGDALSNDSSAHYAAVNFITKLADMSGVPNAADLKLVSASKHLYNTTPGYEYREFSYTLTYMQIFNQLPVYGSEIMISMNRAGDVYNLRNISFSISSATPAAFSLSKDTAYIILKNYYHVDTMDIFEEPELYVLPPNSLIWRFQIGTPVHKLVLINAITAAIELARDNIVQQIPDGYCWVHGTVQGSRNGRMDINDFVNLTDVYVKIFEDDFILEQTYWDGYTTAMGTYNFDPAVYPPIWEGLIPGIDHAEIGVRASLDNTRVAIRQGGNIVSQTIPSFEPANQQEYVHDFTYNSDIEREASCSFIEMQRGWNYRGKTNKVIINVHAAEGPNCYGSVINLPHGQAIVPNDAQLHEFGHAIMYERYGNRWPSGNTTNHPGQCPNNCSNCNNHCAAGNECSADAILEGWANYFPVAVYNEFPAADNPGDHSFDWSNGGSWDLESNTHSFGISNCGGVTLAADGGDKDEAAIATILWDIRDGRDAGDNDNLSLGSDACWHVFMDRHPYTTKEFYEIMYDEYPNDRANIWEVFHNHGIDDNVAPTGVPANLASQVNGRSVSLTWTQVPDPNWNAVDNQLIASGTLSLIQIDEDPNFLSPYEYRRSILPFTLTLNSGTYYWRVRATDYAGNDGANWSSVATFTVPSCFESPIAANSSGSPVSSRICKSYFQQYHFPVIADGRSYRVTVIPDIGNPDLYASRYQEDIDQLSDIQDWNVTCPTGSEFCARSINPGNTIDFVTFTAPDDGVNYDSWFSVYAPPDNTEEMVSYDIVVTWTIPPPANVAIDRGLDWLKAQQVISAGNIAAVKEMEGISEGKTDTASSATIVQVPATGSWSWGGSANAGITALALQAFLGRGYGIGHSTYGPTIERGINYLLNISERPNSDGSIFNSYPGYETAMSIGALKSALKTGLPEPLNSRVQNALNNAVAYYTRSVDPSWPRVSWRYYNSYTSPDGGDMSINQWVYLALDAMNYTDKAIWNKIYNYIDYHSAKSGNNAWIGYQSPGTWTRGNTFAGIWGLSLADNRGVTGAYNLANKMYNFESGYCPIEAILAPPNLHSDCVYQGAGYYYYMYEFAKALELGRKTQFCGQDWYEVMAGKIDCQHLADATGYFWQTGWTPSCGYSIPSGGPGNHGNTALAILSLETGTVPPRSRIRLGFTAIASGQGEDASDSNSPLPDMIMRVYSGQYYAGPDSLGNWLSTFPGSFWVNTAGKQELEIELTSAMTFDIECDNTGPASWNCQLAAQAFLPDNPEPADSIMFSWVVGPGELWGSSCTVNAIGGLSIFQPAPAPLPRMYVTPNTTDLSPFVNDSIYTFSFLVAESSGTASLTDIDLFGTDLTDEYGHVISKSNITVIPQNIDSIPQGGSRSVSVTIATPPVSLLDFSTCGTFTGGIIAQSYHQTRSMGIVAATGGNGILQVTVKENGKGLHGVPIDIYDKHDSLVCTSATDVNGFVTSDSLFIGNYRVCIVPPLGYRCQNSEQMATVFRGQISPAAFQLQKMSIVPAQLSSAYWKHVVATTLYPAGGEPDSIIAPHRLPKYADLMYSHFQQNAVHPINIFGDDYPADTHGKLERLFILLGGKVHTWIQDTVKLDAVPSSNNASRPSPYGPVSDNRLALMELTALMLNIVSNRVATFNEATEDGITVGQLLTHASDLIYNNNAEDDWPIYLALRNFNYGTILATGIIPANTIDIAYMNASNEMVPEHFSLSQNYPNPFNPNTRIEFGLPVGAHVKLQIFNMMGQKVKTLADEWWQAGLHAVMWNGTNDAGDPVATGIYLYRITAGDFNETRKMSLIK